One stretch of Schlesneria sp. DSM 10557 DNA includes these proteins:
- a CDS encoding STAS domain-containing protein, with protein MSDSIHDEDEATAGDSVVKTRELKDPNILKVYQTGELTVVGFGGQDVPDEVCIAAYREQLFKLVEESQCKVLAFDLTGVTLVPSGMLGVLMSLRNRVGRVELYNPSDDVREVLRMTRLETLFDIKQVDL; from the coding sequence ATGAGCGACAGTATTCATGATGAAGATGAAGCCACGGCTGGCGACTCTGTAGTGAAAACACGTGAACTAAAAGACCCAAATATCCTCAAGGTCTACCAGACCGGTGAGTTGACGGTCGTGGGCTTCGGGGGACAAGACGTTCCCGACGAAGTCTGTATCGCCGCCTATCGCGAACAGCTCTTTAAGCTGGTGGAAGAGTCCCAGTGTAAGGTGCTGGCATTTGATCTGACTGGAGTCACGCTCGTCCCCAGCGGAATGCTGGGGGTGTTGATGTCGCTGCGGAACAGAGTCGGTCGGGTCGAACTGTACAACCCATCGGACGACGTCCGCGAGGTCCTGCGTATGACGCGGCTGGAAACGTTGTTTGATATCAAACAGGTTGATCTGTAG